One Castanea sativa cultivar Marrone di Chiusa Pesio chromosome 4, ASM4071231v1 DNA window includes the following coding sequences:
- the LOC142631479 gene encoding uncharacterized protein LOC142631479, which translates to MDRSQSPNAPPFFNGSNYAFWKARMRAFLCSIDKSVWDAVEVGWTRTEATKSTWDKATLVVANANSIALNAIFCGVSLDEFHRISPMSIAKEAWQILETTYEGTKKVKDTKLQMLTTRFEELKMSKDESFDSLYGKLDEVVIGKFNMSEKTEDSKVVRKILRSLPESFLAKVTAIEESKDLDEIKVQKLIGSLQTYELSLPSQRKSKSLALKTISERIEAQDSLDEDEVEKDGKFFEKGKFSNFKKDKKDLKKKDSKDSSSSQAVTCYECKGHGHVKKECPTYLKAKGKVFITTLSDSDSYNSNLEESYDGEGNYSVFMTIAPVDSSKDLSNLVEELSEHTEVESISVGDESDDEEEECVYEGTNSL; encoded by the exons ATGGATAGGTCTCAATCCCCCAATGCACCTCCCTTCTTTAATGGGAGTAATTACGCATTTTGGAAAGCGCGTATGCGTGCATTTTTGTGCTCTATTGATAAGAGTGTGTGGGATGCTGTTGAAGTTGGTTGGACAAGGACGGAGGCTACCAAATCTACTTGGGATAAGGCAACCCTCGTTGTGGCTAATGCTAATAGTATAGCTCTTAATGCTATATTTTGTGGTGTTTCACTAGATGAATTTCATAGGATTTCTCCTATGTCAATTGCCAAGGAGGCATGGCAAATTTtggagaccacctatgaaggcaCCAAGAAGGTGAAGGATACCAAGCTTCAAATGCTTACCACTCGATTTGAAGAATTGAAGATGAGCAAAGATGAATCATTCGACTCATTATATGGAAAGTTGGATGAAGTGGTAATCGGCAAATTCAACATGAGTGAGAAGACGGAAGACTCTAAAGTTGTTAGAAAGATCCTTAGATCATTGCCGGAGAGCTTCCTTGCCAAGGTGACCGCCATTGAAGAGAGCAAGGATCTTGATGAGATAAAGGTCCAAAAACTTATCGGTTCTCTTCAAACATATGAGCTATCTCTACCATCTCAAAGGAAGAGCAAATCCCTTGCTCTTAAGACGATTAGTGAGAGAATTGAAGCTCAAGATTCCTTGGATGAGGACGAGGTTGAAAAG GATGGGAAGTTCTTTGAGAAAGGTAAGTTCTCAAATTTCAAGAAAGACAAGAAGGACCTCAAGAAGAAGGATTCCAAagactcttcttcttctcaagcAGTCACTTGTTATGAGTGTAAAGGACATGGTCATGTGAAGAAAGAATGCCCCACCTATTTGAAGGCAAAGGGTAAAGTATTTATTACAACCCTTAGTGATTCTGATAGCTACAACTCCAATTTGGAAGAAAGCTATGATGGGGAAGGAAACTACTCCGTTTTTATGACCATTGCACCCGTAGACTCTTCAAAAGATTTAAGCAATCTAGTGGAAGAGCTTAGTGAACATACCGAAGTGGAGTCTATAAGTGTTGGAGATGAatctgatgatgaagaagaagaatgcgTCTATGAAGGAACCAACAGCTTGTAA